A region from the Pseudomonas sp. P8_229 genome encodes:
- a CDS encoding dihydrofolate reductase, with protein sequence MTKSLPLSLIAALGENRVIGVDNSMPWHLPGDFKYFKATTLGKPIIMGRKTWDSLGRPLPGRLNIVVSRQPDLVLEGAEVYPSLEAAVVRAEEWAKAQGVDELMLIGGAQLYAQGLAQADRLYLTRVALSPEGDAWFPEFDLNQWKLVSNVPNPAEGDKPAYNFEVWEKA encoded by the coding sequence ATGACTAAATCACTCCCCCTCAGCCTGATCGCAGCCCTCGGTGAAAACCGTGTGATCGGCGTCGACAACAGCATGCCCTGGCACCTGCCGGGGGACTTCAAATACTTCAAGGCGACGACCCTCGGCAAGCCGATCATCATGGGCCGCAAGACCTGGGACTCCCTCGGTCGCCCGCTGCCGGGGCGCTTGAACATCGTGGTCAGCCGTCAGCCTGATCTGGTACTGGAAGGCGCAGAGGTTTATCCGTCGCTGGAGGCTGCCGTGGTTCGCGCCGAGGAATGGGCGAAAGCGCAGGGCGTCGATGAGCTGATGCTGATTGGCGGCGCGCAGTTGTATGCGCAAGGGCTGGCGCAGGCCGATCGTCTGTACCTGACCCGTGTGGCGCTGAGCCCGGAAGGGGATGCGTGGTTTCCGGAGTTTGATCTGAACCAGTGGAAACTGGTGTCGAATGTGCCAAATCCGGCTGAGGGCGATAAGCCTGCGTACAACTTCGAAGTCTGGGAAAAAGCCTAA